In Sphingobacterium sp. SRCM116780, the genomic stretch ATGAATAGGTTCTTTTATAATTGTTCCTATTGATAAATTAAATTCTTCTATTGCAACCTCTCTTAATAGGTCTTCAAAATTTGCTGCCACTGAACCAGTAAAATTAATATCATTGTCCGGATGTTCTTTATATAAAGGCTTGATAAAAGTCTTTAAGAATAAACGAAATCCATTCTTTATTATTTGAACAATAAAGGGATGATTTTTATTTTCTATAACAAAGTCAGAGAAAGAATTAAGAAATATAGTGGGTTGAGGTGAATTATAAACCTTTTCTAAGATGATCTTACGATCAATGACAAACTTACTGAGTAATTTATCTGTTAAATCCTGAGGAAGTGTGTCTGTTAAAAAATGTTTCAATAACATTCTGGAAGCCCAGTTTGTAGAACCTTCATCTGCTAAGATATATCCAAGACCATAATTGTTATTAACAATCTTTTTACCTGTATAGAACGCTGCATTTGAACCACTACCGATAATACCGATAATTCCTTTTTCATCGCCATAAGAAGAAATAGCAGATGCAATCACGTCGTGTTCAACTTTGACTTTGGCATTTACAAAGAACTTTTCGAATACTATTTTGATCTTATTTTTACGCTCTGGAGAAGAAGATCCTGCACCGAAAAAATAGATCCGTTTAATTTTTTCAGCATTATTGATCAGATTCGTATTCTTATTTAAAAGTTGCGCGATGTATCTTTCGTCTTGCAAATAGGGGTTAATTCCACTCGTACGAAAACCAGTAACCACACGACCTTTGTCGGCTAATCTCCAATCTGCGAATTTTGAACCACTATAGACTACTGCGATCATCTGAATTCTATTTCTTTATTTAGATAGCTAAAACTTGAACAAGTTCTAACATATCAGGACTTAACTTAAATTCCTTTTTATTTAATGCTTCCTCTAACGGAGTTGTAACAACCTCATTCCCTCTGACACCTACAGTTAACCGATTGCTTCCCTTTAATAATTCTTTTACGGCAGCATACCCTAAACGACTCGCTAATACACGATCAAAGCTCGTTGGAGATCCTCCTCGTTGTAGGTGTCCTAAGATACTAACTTTTGTGTCATAATAATCAAATTTTTCTTTGACTTTTTTTGCTACATTATAAGCACCTCCATTGTGGTCACCTTCAGCAACGATCACGATAGAAGATGATTTTTTACCACTACCATCTGCAGCTGTTAAATGATCAATCAATTCATCAATTGCAGTTTCCTTTTCTGGCAATAAAATAGCTTCAGCACCTCCAGCAATGCCTGCGTTTAATGCAATACAACCAGAATCACGGCCCATAACTTCAATAAAGAAAAGACGTTCATGAGAAGCGGCAGTATCTCGAATCTTGTCTATCGCATCTCTTACTGTATTAGTCGCTGTATCATAACCTAATGTAAAATCTGATCCATATAAATCATTGTCAATTGTACCTGGAATACAGATTACTGGTATATCATACTCTTTTGAAAAAAAATCTGCACCTGTAAAGGTACCATCTCCACCAATAGCAACTAAGGCATCAATACCTGCTGCTTTGATATTTTCATAAGCTTTTGCACGACCTTCTTTTGTTTTAAATTCAAGACATCTTGCCGTTTTTAAGATCGTTCCACCTAATTGAATAATATTACTTACAGAACGTGATGTCATTTCTTCAAAATTACCTTCCAGCATACCTTGGTAACCTTGATAGATTCCTGTAACACTTAATTTTTCATATAATGCTGTCCGGACCACTGCTCTTATGCACGCATTCATGCCTGGGGCATCTCCGCCTGATGTAAAAACTCCGATTTTTTTAATATTTACCACTGTTAAAAATTTTAGGTTTTACGAATATAGTGTATTTTCTACACTATTGAAATTTTTTTTATTTTTTTTGTTTCGGGGAAATTACGCTATTATTATTAACTTTATAGCAAAAGCTACATATTTAAC encodes the following:
- the pfkA gene encoding 6-phosphofructokinase — encoded protein: MVNIKKIGVFTSGGDAPGMNACIRAVVRTALYEKLSVTGIYQGYQGMLEGNFEEMTSRSVSNIIQLGGTILKTARCLEFKTKEGRAKAYENIKAAGIDALVAIGGDGTFTGADFFSKEYDIPVICIPGTIDNDLYGSDFTLGYDTATNTVRDAIDKIRDTAASHERLFFIEVMGRDSGCIALNAGIAGGAEAILLPEKETAIDELIDHLTAADGSGKKSSSIVIVAEGDHNGGAYNVAKKVKEKFDYYDTKVSILGHLQRGGSPTSFDRVLASRLGYAAVKELLKGSNRLTVGVRGNEVVTTPLEEALNKKEFKLSPDMLELVQVLAI